A part of Theobroma cacao cultivar B97-61/B2 unplaced genomic scaffold, Criollo_cocoa_genome_V2, whole genome shotgun sequence genomic DNA contains:
- the LOC108663950 gene encoding uncharacterized protein LOC108663950: MVDQQEEVTKPLRDYAVPQTAVQFGSLPNDDPNSHIVNFLKICDTFKANAVIDDAIRLRLFPFSFRDKAKSWLNSLPAGSINTWDDLAQKFLAKFFPPAKSAKMRNDIISFMQFDSESLYEAWERYKDLIKRCLHHGLPKCLQVQTFYNGLLGPFRTTIDAATGGAFMSKSIDEAYDLLKEIASNNYQWPSERLGTRKIAEIHELDVMNTVSTQLASLTKKLDKLSVNVVQNSFMTCEFCGKGHSNDNCPIYFESCQFVGNRQQNNPYSNTYNPGWRNHPNFSWNNSKGSSSVPKSNFPPGFPSRAPMLEKKPSMEDMFT; encoded by the exons ATGGTTGATCAACAAGAGGAAGTGACCAAGCCTTTGAGGGATTATGCAGTTCCACAA ACTGCTGTTCAATTTGGTAGTTTGCCTAATGATGATCCGAATTCTCATATTGTAAATTTCCTGAAAATCTGCGATACATTCAAGGCTAATGCTGTTATTGATGATGCCATAAGATTAaggcttttccctttttcatttaGAGATAAAGCAAAGAGTTGGTTAAATTCGCTTCCCGCTGGTTCTATTAATACTTGGGATGATTTGGCTCAAAAAttcttagcaaaattcttCCCACCTGCTAAGTCAGCAAAGATGCGGAATGATATCATTTCTTTCATGCAATTTGATTCTGAATCACTTTATGAGGCTTGGGAGAGGTATAAGGATTTGATAAAAAGATGCCTGCACCATGGATTACCTAAGTGCCTACAAGTTcaaactttttataatggtttgctGGGACCTTTTAGAACTACCATTGATGCTGCTACTGGAGGTGCATTCATGAGTAAATCCATtgatgaggcttatgatttgctTAAAGAGATAGCTtctaataattatcaatggccatCTGAAAGATTAGGTACAAGAAAAATTGCTGAAATTCATGAATTAGATGTGATGAACACTGTTTCTACACAATTGGCTTCTCTCACGAAGAAACTAGATAAACTAAGTGTTAATGTTGTTCAGAACTCCTTTATGACATGTGAATTTTGTGGGAAAGGACATTCTAATGACAATTGTCCCATCTATTTTGAGTCTTGtcaatttgttggaaataGGCAACAAAACAATCCCTATTCCAACACTTATAATCCTGGTTGGAGGAATCATCCTaatttttcatggaataaCAGCAAAGGTTCTTCATCAGTACCTAAGTCAAACTTTCCTCCTGGATTTCCATCTAGAGCCCCTATGCTAGAGAAAAAGCCTTCAATGGAAGATATGTTCACGTAG